From the genome of Gracilinanus agilis isolate LMUSP501 chromosome 2, AgileGrace, whole genome shotgun sequence, one region includes:
- the PPP1R26 gene encoding protein phosphatase 1 regulatory subunit 26 isoform X2: MFLMNAPPVIALQSKWESFGQSGSFRFPVCFSESEEDIARASVSAKVQMIINNLQSEEASLGMNNEYIMQKNQRGGKYRGARIAAANTIVLKEHSTYAKSELSTEYNRMEEDSSDFGPLVLESDSDDSVDREIEQAIQEYLKEKSNTIQSLPSSNATCFGTTDGNNRVKHDLPQNNVTTHLPPMKFKSDVVSEGVICNPKEIHDKPRASSPLSVSSDDSFEQSIQAEIEQFLNEKKQQEVHKYGIPLDKRTEQKEVLVKAASKSNKESIVKANRQDLKQGCKELISKQYPELGKTNVHPKYFKPKISTESENFSNIRLAPPKLAGACHHLETAQNKGVEKKHSWANRREQRIKSAALVYDISDSSSDDGIEEAIQMYQLEKTRKEASSTADNNLLQKIPPRDDKVSDFASSIAVGSSKSALLESHKKTLNSKRKQTATKVTELSNISCDSNKLLKPLKETKVSTPPMNTIAK, encoded by the coding sequence ATGTTTCTAATGAATGCCCCTCCTGTGATTGCTCTACAGTCAAAATGGGAGTCATTTGGACAGTCAGGGAGTTTTAGATTTCCTGTGTGTTTCTCAGAATCTGAAGAGGATATTGCTAGAGCATCTGTAAGTGCAAAAGTTCAAATGATCATAAACAACCTGCAAAGTGAGGAAGCTTCCTTGGGTATGAACAATGAGTACATTATGCAGAAAAATCAAAGGGGAGGTAAATACAGAGGAGCCAGAATTGCAGCTGCTAATACGATTGTGCTCAAAGAGCACTCTACATATGCCAAAAGTGAATTGTCTACTGAATATAACCGCATGGAAGAAGACTCCTCTGATTTTGGACCTCTCGTATTAGAATCAGATAGCGATGATTCTGTGGACAGAGAGATAGAGCAAGCAATACAGGAATATCTAAAGGAGAAAAGCAACACTATTCAGTCATTACCCAGCAGCAATGCAACTTGTTTTGGAACAACAGATGGGAATAACAGAGTCAAACACGATCTCCCTCAAAACAATGTGACCACTCACCTACCTCCTATGAAATTTAAATCTGATGTGGTATCAGAAGGTGTCATTTGCAACCCCAAGGAAATCCATGATAAGCCAAGGGCTAGTTCTCCTCTTAGTGTAAGTAGTGATGACTCTTTTGAGCAGAGCATACAAGCTGAAATAGAACAGTTCCTAAATGAGAAGAAGCAACAAGAAGTCCATAAATATGGTATCCCTTTGGATAAAAGAACAGAGCAAAAAGAGGTCTTGGTGAAAGCAGCATCTAAATCCAATAAAGAATCTATTGTGAAAGCAAATCGCCAAGATTTAAAGCAGGGATGTAAGGAGTTAATCTCCAAGCAGTATCCAGAATTGGGGAAGACTAATGTACATCCCAAGTACTTCAAACCTAAAATCAGCACAGAATCTGAAAACTTTAGTAATATAAGGCTGGCGCCTCCTAAACTGGCAGGTGCTTGCCATCATTTAGAAACAGCACAAAATAAAGGTGTAGAGAAAAAGCATTCCTGGGCAAACAGAAGGGAACAAAGAATCAAAAGTGCAGCTCTTGTTTATGATATATCTGATTCAAGTAGTGATGATGGCATTGAAGAAGCCATTCAGATGTACCAATTGGAGAAAACAAGAAAGGAAGCCAGTTCTACAGCAGATAATAACCTATTGCAAAAAATACCGCCCAGAGATGACAAAGTATCAGACTTTGCCTCAAGTATTGCAGTTGGTTCTTCAAAAAGTGCCTTGCTTGAAAGCCACAAAAAAACATTGAATAGCAAGAGGAAACAGACTGCTACAAAGGTTACGGAACTGAGCAATATTAGCTGTGATTCCAACAAACTCTTAAAACCACTGAAAGAAACCAAAGTTTCTACACCTCCTATGAATACAATTGCCAAAT